The following are encoded in a window of Mustela nigripes isolate SB6536 chromosome 3, MUSNIG.SB6536, whole genome shotgun sequence genomic DNA:
- the LOC132013218 gene encoding annexin A2-like has product MFTVHEVICKLSLEGDHSMPPSTYGSVKAYTNFDAEHDALNIETAIKTKGVDEVIIVNILTNRSNEQRQDIAFTYQRRTKKELASALKSALSGHLETVILDLLKTSAQYDTSELKASMKGLRTDEDSLIEIICSRTNQELQEINRVYKEMYKTDLEKDIVSDTSGDFRKLMVALAKGRRAEDGSVIDYELIDQDAWDLYDAGVKRKGTDVPKRISIMTEHSVCHLQKVFDRYKSYSPYDMLESLKKEVKGDLENAFLNLVQCIQNKPLYFADQLYDSMKGKGTRDKVLIRIMVSRSEVDLLKIRSEFKRKYGKSLYYYIQQDTKGDYQKALLYLCGGND; this is encoded by the coding sequence ATGTTTACTGTTCATGAAGTTATCTGCAAGCTCAGCTTGGAGGGGGATCACTCCATGCCCCCAAGTACATATGGGTCGGTCAAAGCATACACCAATTTTGATGCTGAGCATGATGCTCTGAACATTGAAACGGCCATCAAGACCAAAGGTGTGGATGAGGTCATCATTGTCAACATTTTGACCAACCGCAGCAATGAACAGAGACAGGATATTGCCTTCACCTACCAGAGAAGGACCAAAAAGGAACTTGCATCAGCGCTGAAATCAGCCTTGTCTGGCCACCTAGAGACAGTGATTTTGGACCTATTAAAAACATCTGCTCAATATGACACTTCTGAGCTGAAAGCCTCCATGAAGGGACTGAGGACTGATGAGGACTCCCTCATTGAGATCATCTGCTCAAGGACCAACCAAGAGCTTCAGGAAATTAACAGAGTCTACAAGGAAATGTACAAGACTGATCTGGAGAAGGACATCGTTTCTGATACATCTGGTGACTTCCGCAAGCTGATGGTTGCCCTTGCAAAGGGTAGAAGAGCAGAGGATGGCTCTGTCATTGATTATGAACTGATTGACCAAGATGCCTGGGATCTCTACGATGCCGGAGTGAAGAGGAAAGGAACTGATGTACCCAAGAGGATCAGCATCATGACTGAGCACAGTGTGTGTCATCTCCAGAAAGTATTTGATAGGTACAAGAGCTACAGCCCTTATGACATGTTGGAGAGCCTCAAGAAGGAGGTCAAAGGAGACCTGGAAAATGCTTTCCTAAACCTGGTCCAGTGCATTCAGAATAAGCCCTTGTATTTTGCTGACCAGCTGTACGACTCCATGAAGGGCAAGGGGACTCGTGATAAAGTTCTGATTAGAATCATGGTCTCTCGCAGTGAAGTGGACCTGTTGAAAATTAGGTCTGAATTCAAGAGAAAGTATGGCAAGTCTCTGTATTACTACATCCAGCAAGACACGAAGGGCGACTACCAGAAAGCGCTGCTGTACCTGTGTGGTGGGAATGACTGA